From Hyla sarda isolate aHylSar1 chromosome 12, aHylSar1.hap1, whole genome shotgun sequence:
catctgctgtatactacagatgaagttatgtagttattttctgtctgaccacagtgctctctgctgacacctctttctgtgtcgggaactgtcaagagcgggaacaaatccctgtagcaaacctttcctgctctgaacagttccagacacagacagaggtggcagcagagagcactgtggtcaggcaaaaaataactacacaacttcctgtggggcatacagcagccaagtactggaaggattaagacttttaaaaagacgtaatttacaaatttgtttaactttttagcagCAGTTGATTTTAATTGTACAAATGTCGCCTATATGTGGTGAAGACTTTCTGCATGGAAAACTGAGCATTCTATGGACTTTCACATCTGAACTATACCTATATTGCTGATTTGGAAACGCGTAATTTCCATCTACCTGCTGTTTATGGGTCTGTAGTTAAGAATAAATCCTTGGATTTTATGCATCATACGAGCTGGATCAGTCTCCTCTTGTTTCCTATATTGCTGATTTGTCACACATTCCATCCATTTCATTGTAGCAGGGGTGATATCCATAGGTTATTTGCCTCAGCTTTGCAATGAGATCTTTCCTGCATCTGTCCttcatgcagtgttttccaaaggctttctggacatactgggagttgtagtttagacacACAGTTTAGAAAAAACTAATGTATTGCGGTGAGGTGCTCACTCctaacataaattttttttatttattttttttccccccaggttTTAATGTTGAGACTGTAGAATACAAGAACATCAGCTTCACTGTGTGGGATGTCGGTGGCCAGGACAAAATCAGACCTCTGTGGCGCCATTACTTCCAGAACActcagggtatatatatattttaccaccTTCTATGACCATTTATTTTATCCTTGACACTATGTAACTGCTGCTAAGCTGCAGTCTCCATCTTTGCTATTGTCATTGACTGACCAGCTCTCTATGAACAGCCAAGTCACATTTGAAAGACTGATTGATAGACACCTAGCATTTTGAATGATGTAGCTTCCATCAAAGAAGCAGTTTGACATAAGAAAAATTTGgctgttttcttttcaaataGCACCATGTTGGCTATGGTTTGGTGTTTGTTTGCTTCCAGTCATGTGACATGGACAAGAGGTGCGCTGTTATCATGTTTTTATCATATGCAGCCCCCTTCAAATAAAATATTGCCTTTTACATTATCTCAAGGTTTGGTCTGATTGGGATGAATTTACGGAAAGAGGAATATCTATATAGGATGGTTTGAGCGGTTATAACACACGGGTAGATCTACTTTTATCTTTACTATCATCTTTTGTCTAACCCTGGGATAAGTATCCCCCAATCTTCTACTTTTTTTTATCTGGATTCATTGCTTTTCCTTTTTTAAACCTTATTTCATGTAGTCCAGTTTCTTTTCTCTGTGATATAGATATAATTTTGTTCCcacatgaaacttttttttttttttctacgaaCTTGGAATATCAGACACTTGTCTCAATACTATATTTTATGGAACATTTTAAGTAATTCATTACTTAAACATATACTTGTCTCACACTGTATGGAATGAGTATAAATACAGTTTCTTTTCTCATTCTGTACTACAGCGAGGTTTCTATTACCCGTGTGATCATCACTAATAGCAACATACATCGGTAATTGTGTTAAACTGACCATGTTTATCTTGTTGGCTTTGCATAACAAGTGTTGtaacatttattttaaataatgtgTAATCCATGCTCTTTCCTTTTTCCTGTATTTTCTAATGTGAGaaagtgttaaaataaatatataattttaggggCAAATCCTCATAGCTGTCATTgtcagtactttgaatggatttATAATTTACCACTGACCCTCATATTTCCCTTTTGCCATGACAGCACCAACTGAGAGAGAGGGACTATGCCCTTAAGGACAGGACAGGTTTCTATTCCATAGCCTCAGTGGTTGGCTGTCCTTGGGAAGCATAGTTGGGCAGGAGTTCCTGTCCCTGTTGGATTCTGAGGGAATAGATCTTCACCCTGTAGTCTCAGGGTTCTATTCCCTAGCAGGCTCCCCTAGTCTGGGGAAGACCACACTACCTGCTCCTGTTACCTGGACAGCTCTGGCTGGTTGTGGCCTGCGTGCTTATGGCAGAATCCAGAGCTGTTCTCCAGTTGCCGGTGGTCGCGCTgcgctccctctctccctccaccTTCTCCAGGCGCCGCCGCAACTGGTCGTCCGCGCCACCACTCCTGGTCCACCTCCGCCAGTTCAGCACTCCTAGGGTGCACTCCCAGTCCCAAGGGAAGCTTTTGGATTCCGATTCGGATCCTCCCTCTGATTCCGAGGAGACTTCCCGCGTGTCTGACATAGTGGACAGTCTGGTGTTTGCAGTCAGGGAAATCTACAGGACCCAGGAACCTCAAGCGCAGCCCCTGAAGTGTCCTTCCGCCGGGGTCGTCGGACATCCCAAGTTTTCAGTCCACACTGATTTTGATGAGCTGTTAGAGGCTTCTTGGTCTAAGAAGCTCCGTGTTCTTTCCCTTTCCTCAGGACCTGGTTAAAGTGGTCTCTTCCTCCTACAGTGGATCCTCCTGTATCGTGGCTGTCTAAATCCATCACCTTGCCACTGGCAGCTTCCTTCAAAGACCCCTCAGATAAGCGCATTGAAAATTTGGCAAAATTTGCCTTTAAGGCGGCGGGCTTGGCTTTGTCACCAGCCTTTGCCTCCACTTGGGTATCCAAAACCCTCCAAGTTTGGGCCGGTCAATTTCGCCAGGGGATTTTGACAGGGGTGTCCCATTTGGCAGTTCTAGTGCAGCAAAATCTAGTGGCTCTTCggcgctccatgtggcttaaggcttggaacGCTGATGCAGCCTCTAAGCGTTCCCTCACTAAACTTCCTTTTCTGAGGTCTCGCATATTTGGCAAACGCCTAGATGAAAACATCTCTGAGGCTATCGGCTCTTGCCCCATCGGCTTCTCCCAATGGAAGATTTATTTTCGCCCCTTTCGTTTCTCCGTCCGCCCGGACAAGCCAGCATCCTCGCAGGATAGGAGGGCTCCATCTTTCAAGGCTCGCCCTTCCTGGAAGTCGGGTTCCCGTTCCAACCGCCCCTCTTCCAAATCTGTGACCCGCAAACTTCCCTCTGCCCGAGGGTGCGCTCCCATCAGTCTTCCCCCTCGGGTGGGggtctcctgtccctcttttgggACGTTTGGCTGGTGCAAGTTCAGGATGCTTGGGTTCGAGAGGTCGTTTCCCAGGGCTATCTAATAGAATTCTCTTCTAttcctcgtttttttttttttttttttttttttaatttattcccccccccctggtgcTGCCCTCTTCAATCCCCCGCTCTTGCTGCAGCTTTTCAGGTGGCCCTTCGCACCCTCCTATCCCAGGGCGTGATTGTGCTGGTCCCTCCTCGGGAACGGTTTTCGGGGTTTTGCTCAAATCTCTTCGTAGTTCCCCAGAAGGACTGTACTGTTTGTCCCATTctctatttgaaaatcttgaaCCGTCATATGCGGCTTCTGCATTTCCGGATGGAATCCCTACGGTCAGTAGCCACCTACATGGATCCGGGGGAGATTCTCTCTTACGTGGACATAAGGGATGTCTACCTGCACATCCCTATCTTTCCGGCCCACCAGCGTTTTCTCAGGTTCACTGTTCCTGCGGGTCATTTTCAATTTGTCACCCCAGGTCTTCACCAAGACTCTGGCGGCAGTGGTGGTGGCTCTCCTCCACTCTCGGGGTGTCTCGGTTCTGCCCTATCTAGACAACCTGCTCATCAGGGCGCCCTCTCTGGAACAGAATAATCGATGTCTCCATCCCAATCCCTGGTTTGCCTATCTCTTCTGGAGGACAAGCTCCGGGAGCTCTTGTCGGGGATTCGCTTATTTCGGTGGCTGGGTCTGATTCCCGTCCGCACCTGCATGTCTGTGTTGGGCAAGATGGTGGCCTCCATGGAAGCAGTCCCCTTTGCCCAATTTCGGTACCGTCCTCAAGTGGGCCATCCTATCTCAGTGGGACAAATCTCCCTTGTCTCTTCACCGCGGGATCCGGCTCCCTCCTTTGGTGGCTTCGGCCTACTCTCCTCGGGGAGGGTTGCCTCTCTTTTGGCATGTCCTGACCACGGACGCGAGTCTCCTCGGCTGGGGAGGTGTCTTTCGGGACCAAACGGTCCAGGGCCCTTGGACTCGAGTCCGGTCTCCCCATCAACGTCCTGGAGCTCCGGGCGATCTTCCTGTGCCTTCTTCGCTGGAGTCTCCTGCTTCTGGTCCAGGTGCAGACAGACAATGCCCCTGCCATGGCATAAATCAACTGCCAGGACGGCACCCGCAGCTCAGCGGCCATGAGGGAGGTGTCGAAGATCCTTTCTTGGGCGGAACTTCATGTTCCAGCCATATCGGCGGTGCACATTCCCGGGATCAACAATTGGGAAGTGGGCTTCCTGAGTCGCTCCTCTCACAACTAGGGCGAGTGGTCCCTTCACCCTGAGGTCTTGGATCAAATCTGTCATCACTAGGAGACTCCAGACGTGGATTTGTTTGCATCTCGCTGGAACAGGAAAGTCCCTCGCTTGGTGTCCAGGTCGCAGGATCCCCTGGCCAAAGAGGCTCTTGTGGTCCCTTGGACCCACTTTGCTCTCCCCTACCTCTTTCCGCCGCTTCTTCCCAGGGTTGTCCGGAAGCTCAAGGCGGAGGGCGTCTCGGAGATTCTGGTGTCCCCAGACTTTCCTTCTGTCTTCCGGATcgtcccgacctcctctcccaaGGGCCCCTCGGCAACCCCAATTTACTTCCGCTATGTTTGACAGCGTGGCGGTTGAAACTGCAGTTTTGAGGGTTCGTATTCTCTACTAATGTGATCCGGACTATGCTCCGTGCCCGGAAAGCCTCGTCTGCcaggatttaccaccgtacctggcagtTTCTGTCCTTTTCCAATGCCCTTTTGCGTCCAACCTTCATGTCTGCACCTTTTTGCAGGGCGTGGCTGATGAGGTCCCTCCATTCCGGTCCCCCACTGTGCCTTGGGACCTTAACCTCATTTTGGATATTCTTCAGGGCGCTCCATTTGAGCCTCTGGGTCAGGTTTCCCTTCACTTCCTTTCCTAGAAGGTGGCCTTCCTTGTTGCAGTCACGTCCATTCGCCGTGTATCAGAACTGGCTGCCCTCTTGCTGTTCCCCTTGtctggtgattcaccaggacaaggtggtCCTTCGGCCGGTCCCTTCTTTTCAACCCAAGGTTGTGACTTCTTTTCACTTGAACGAGGAAATCGTATTGCATTCTTTCTGCCCATCTTCTTGCCATCTGCGGGAGCGCCAGCTTCACAAGCTGGACCTGGTTCGGACCGATTACTTGGTCACTTCCTCCTCCCGGCGGTGTAATTCCGTGTATGTACTTCCCGATGGGTGGCGCAAGGGGCTCCTGGCTTCTAAGGCCACTATCTCCCGGTGGATACGTTTCGCCATTCCGGGTGCGTATCGTTGCAAGGGTCAGGTGCCCCCCTTTCGAGTGACTGCTCACTCCACAAGAGTGGTGGGGGCCTTCCGGGCGGTCAGCCATGGGGCTTCGGCTCTACAGGTTTCCAAGGCGGTAACCTGGTCGTCGCTGCATACTTTTGCCAAGTTTTTACAGTGTTCATACCTTTTGCGTCCTCCGTCGCGGGCCTGGGGTCTTGCAGGTGGCACTTCAGATGTCCGTCTGAGTTCTTTTGTGGTTGAGATGTGGTCGTCCGTCCCCAGGGACTACTTTAGAACGTCCCATGGTCCGGTGTGCCCCAATGAAGACCTCGGAAagtagatatttaaaaaaaaatttttttacttattgTAAAAACTCTCTCTGAGCTTCTATTGGGAGACACAGCACCCATCCATTGGTTTGTTTGTGGCCAGCCAGTTTCCGCTGCTGTGGTGCGGGGGTGTGTTATTTTTGTGGTCTGTTCCCTTCTTGTCTGGGATTGTGTTCGGACTATTCTTTCTTGGTCGGTTCTCtttctgctttgggactaaactgagttgctcagagccaggagacgggtatatcctgctgggagaagcagactttctttttgttttttttgtatactaaCTGATGGTAGGCCCTTCTTGTTTCGGAAATTAATTGAGGCTGGGGAGAAGGGACCTGCCTTTTATCCTCTAGGTTTTCTGTCCTTAGGGGCGGAGTCCCTCTTCCTCAGTTGGTGCTGTCATGGCTTGGGGAAAATTAACGGTGAGTAATTACAGACTTTCTGACAATTTTCTCTTGCACACAGGTCTCATCTTTGTGGTTGACAGTAATGATAGAGAGCGAGTGAATGAAGCAAGAGAAGAGCTGACAAGGATGCTGGCTGAGGATGAGCTGAGAGATGCTGTGCTACTAGTATTTGCTAACAAACAGGTAATCTACAATCAAATCATCCAACGTAACAAATGGTTTAGAGAATCTGACTGAGCTTCTGGAACACACAGCAAATTCCTTGGTATATTTCTCACTATTGATTGTGAGATAAAATAAGATTACAGGAAATTAGATGAATATATTTTGCTACCTGTGGCTTTTTCTAGGTTTTATTGTCCCTTTTTAAGGTACTTTTCCCCAAGCTATGGCTCTCAAATGATCAGGGCATGATGTTTTGTAAACCTTGAAGAGTCacaggttgggtaacactgctatgggctacattcacactacagaacttgaaagcagaatttctgagcagcatattgaagtcaatgggtatcgACATACTCCACTAGGGAATTTGTACAACAGATAATCTCCAGTAGTTTGTGTAtatctacccttaaaggggtattccattggaaaacacttttttttttattttttttttaaatcaactgttatcagctgctgttatgctccacatgaagttcttttctttttgaatttcctttctgcctgaccacagtgctctttgctgacacctctgtccattttaggaactgtccataggctttctatggggatttgctcctactctggacagttcctaaaatggacagaggtgtaagcagagagcacttgtggtcaggcagaaaggaaattcaaaaataaaagaacttcctatggttcataacagcagctaagtactggaaggatttaaaaaacttaatagaagtaatttacaaatctgttttctttctgacaccagttgattaaaaaaaaaattttaaaaaatttcagtggagtaccccatttaagGAGAGTTTTGTCAAACTGAActctgacaataataataattttttcgaATTTTAATTAATTGTTTAGTTGCTATTACTGAGCCACAGTGTAGCTACATTTTATAGCATAGGTAAAATTGTGTAACCAGTGTAGCAAATCCTCCAAATATTAACATTGATCCTTCTATTTTTTAGGACCTCCCAAACGCAATGAACGCTGCAGAAATCACAGACAAACTGGGTCTGCATTCTCTACGTCAGAGAAACTGGTTCATTCAAGCAACCTGTGCAACCAGCGGGGACGGTCTGTATGAAGGCTTGGACTggctgtccaatcagctgaagAACCAGAAGTGATCCCACCCTGAGTGAACACCGCCCTCCCTCCGCCCCCTCTTCCGCCTAAACTCCCATCCTGTTCAGCATCTTGGCAGGGCTGGCCAGCGCCTCTGCTGCCTCCCAGGCGGGCATGTCATTTCCGAGCACATCTGTGTCGTGTGTCTGTCTGCACGCCTGTGCGAGTGGGAGCAGCAATCTCACACTGTGCCTTATACATGCTTAGCAGTATTAATATCCCCTGAACAAAACACTATCCTCCACGTAAACAGCCTGCGCATCTTTCCACCCTCCTGATCGTGACATGAAAAAAAGGCTTTATGATATGCACTAGGTAGTCGAATTAACCACCTTCAGAGCTGTCATGCAGTTTGATGGACATACATATCTAGATTCCATAAGGAACAGGCTTGGTGTATGACTTTTAGAGTGAATATGGCTGATCCATGTGCTACTAGTATTACATAGCAGCTCTATTGTGCTGCTATAGGTTATATAGTGCAACAGTCAAGAAGGTTCCTAGGACTGAATGTTGTCTGTCACAATATACAGTTGACAAATTATATCTTGTATCCGAGCCTTTGGGTTTCTCATGGTATTCCTGAGCTCGAGGGGGGGATTGTAGTCTGTATTTTAGCATTATGGCGAGGTTTTGTATAACCTTAATAGAATTGCTAATAGTCCACTTATTTGTGAAATTATTTTCTTGTTCTTAATTCTCGGTTATTTTACGGAGACCGGACTGATGGATATATGACACATCCATAAAAAGACAACACCGGAGAAATGTTACAGGGATGAGGGGAAGGCATATGTTGGCACAGGGCTGGCAAATCATTCTGGATAAACCTGTGATTCATATCTATTCTATATACCTCAACCTGTACCCTGCACATCACACAGCCATTTCAGGCAATGGCCGCTGTCAtttctccccccacccccttgtACTGACATGCATGTAACATCACCAGCCTGGCTTGCGGAGGCCCCTGAGATGTCTGCTCCCACTCCtagattttttttggttttgttattTTTCCCCCCTTTATTTAGGGGTATCGATCGTGATATTCCATACCTTGAAGGACGTCTGTAcagtaatattttattttaatttactaacttcactttttattcatccacTCACATCCCTACCATAATCCCCTTGATAGATCAGCGTTTGGTTATGTAAGAATGAAGGTGCAGAGGGAGGTGAGGGGTATACACATGAAAGGGAACATTTCTtggtcggctccattgggggacacagagaccgtgggttttatcttgctgccactaggaggctgacactaggcaaaagaaAGGAAAGTCTgcacctcctggcaggatataccccgcctactgactcTGAGCTGATCAGTTTTAGCTTACAGTTAGtaagaggcagacacaggtctgtagttctccagacctggtcttttacatttttattttttagaatagGGATGTgtgcttagttttttttttttcttttttttcttcctttagttttctttttttcaggtgggggttcaggagcatggtgctacctgttcacccccccccccccccccatatgcgcTGAAGGGGCACAGGCATAGAGTATGCTGTTAACCCCCCTCTCTCCACCATAcagcacctggggttgtaccttggGTCTCCCTACCCTACCTGCTCATCTCGCTGTTTCAGCccggcataatgcaggcattcaaatggctggctgaagacttctataagtaagttttccactggagaaggTGAGTATTTTAACCCTCCCCTCTCCCTCCTTCCTCCCTACGGGGCTCCTTTATGGCTGGTGGCATACCTTCCTTACTCTTCAGACTGAGGGCACACTTCTTCATGCTTCAGCACTTTAGACAGTTTTTCCTCTCTCCCTGCTCAGCCATCCTGACGTTGCTCGACTATCCTGAAGGGGTAATTCAGTTGCCGGTGCTTCGGGGGAGGGACTATTAATTGCTCACGGCTTTTAGCTCCGCCCCTCCtctcactttgcttttttttcggCGGCTCCCACCCCCTTGTATAGTTTATCAGCACGCACTTGGGGTCACTGTCCTCCTATCAGGTGCCTGCTCCCACTCCTCCAGTGGGGACCAGGCCAGGTCCTGTGACGCCTTCCTCTTCCTTCTGTGAGTTTCCAGCCCCATCTCTTCTTCTGCCTGGACCGAGTACATGCTCCTAACAACTGCATCATGcatctcctctccatctgagggacacagaaaccaggtgagactgcTCCATTTTCTTTGACTGTCTGTCTTACTTGCACTTATGCACGACTCCAGACACGAACCATCCTCCAGACAGGTCACTGCAGCCCTAGTCACCTATTACTCTTGCACTACCGCACACCCCAGCCCTCCTTGTCCTTCTTCCCAGGATGTCCCTCCGGACCGTGTGCTGTGCTCCCCCTCCGGAATGGGTCTCCTCCCTCTCGCAGTGGATTCCGACCTAACCCGGGTCTCCCGTTCAGTGGTTACAGCCTTGGAACGATCTTCCTTGCGTCCACGCTCGCTCAGTCTCTCCTGACAGGTGCCCCCCCCCAAATGGGTCTCACTCCTCTCCCCAGCGCCCCGGCAATGCTCTAGTTCCAGGGGCCGCTCCCCTAGTTGCCATCCGCGGTCTCCGACCCTGTGGCCCAGGCCTGACTCGCCTTCATCTAAGGCTACTTCCAGCCACTCCCGTTCTCCTGGGGAGCTGGAGAATGAGGCGTCGGGTTCTTCCTCTGATCCAGAGGACCGAACCAGTGTATCCGACATGGTGGACGTCTTGGTGTCAGCCATTGGGTACACTTTTCACCTAGAGGACCCCGGAACCTCAGACCCAACTCCAGAGGTGGATTTCGATTGCTCCTGTCGCTCTGCTAAGGTGTTCAGTTCTCATGCAGAATTTGACGCCTTCCTGGAAGCGGCATGGAAGCATCCAGATAAACTCTTCCAAGGGACCAAGAAGATTCAGGCGCAGTTTCCGTTTTCCCAGGATCTGATTGTGAAATGTATTACACCGCCTGCTGTGGATCCTTCGGTCTCCCACTTGTCGAAATTGACTAATCTTCCATTGGCAGATGCTGCCTCCTTTTTAAGGATCCGGCAAACAAGAGGATTGGAAATCCTCTTGCTTTTGAAGCGGCGGGTTTGTCCTTCCCGCCTTCCCTTCTGCTTGGGTCTCCAAAGCCTTATCGGTTTGGGCTTTCCAACTCAGTCAAGGCATTTTATCTAGTGCTCCTTCGGAAGATTTGGCGGATCTTGCACTTCAACTCTCTAGTGCTGGTGACTTCCTGTGTTCTACTTAGTTGGAGTCTGCCCGTTGTACGGCCCTTGCTACCAGTAACCTGGTAGTGATTCgccgctccatgtggcttaagacTTGGGATGCCGATGCCACTTCTAAGAAGTCTCTTAC
This genomic window contains:
- the LOC130297025 gene encoding ADP-ribosylation factor 1-like gives rise to the protein MGNMFANLFKGLFGKKEMRILMVGLDAAGKTTILYKLKLGEIVTTIPTIGFNVETVEYKNISFTVWDVGGQDKIRPLWRHYFQNTQGLIFVVDSNDRERVNEAREELTRMLAEDELRDAVLLVFANKQDLPNAMNAAEITDKLGLHSLRQRNWFIQATCATSGDGLYEGLDWLSNQLKNQK